A single region of the Nocardioides ochotonae genome encodes:
- a CDS encoding Zn-ribbon domain-containing OB-fold protein yields MTSSSSTPVIEGWFTTGPEPRLIGSRCTVCTTVYFPPVPGNEGYCRNPACDGEVFETAELSRRGRIWSYTDAQYQPPAPYIAPSDPFVPFALAAVELPEGLTVLGQVAEGYGVDDLTVGAEAELVVETLHTDDTGERTVWRWKPVTELGEEADQ; encoded by the coding sequence ATGACGTCGTCATCGTCCACGCCGGTCATCGAGGGGTGGTTCACCACCGGCCCCGAGCCGCGGCTGATCGGGTCGCGGTGCACCGTCTGCACCACCGTCTACTTCCCGCCGGTGCCGGGCAACGAGGGCTACTGCCGCAACCCCGCGTGCGACGGCGAGGTCTTCGAGACCGCCGAGCTGTCGCGCCGGGGCCGGATCTGGTCCTACACCGACGCCCAGTACCAGCCGCCGGCGCCGTACATCGCGCCGAGCGACCCGTTCGTCCCGTTCGCGCTGGCGGCCGTCGAGCTGCCCGAGGGGCTCACCGTGCTGGGCCAGGTGGCCGAGGGCTACGGCGTCGACGACCTCACCGTGGGCGCCGAGGCCGAGCTGGTGGTCGAGACGCTGCACACCGACGACACCGGCGAGCGCACTGTGTGGCGCTGGAAGCCGGTCACCGAGCTGGGCGAGGAGGCCGACCAGTGA
- a CDS encoding cystathionine beta-synthase codes for MQYVDSLLDLIGNTPLLRLRRTLDGLADRPGPMVLAKVEYLNPGGSVKDRIATRMIEAAEASGALQPGGTIVEPTSGNTGVGLAMAAQEKGYHCIFVCPDKVSEDKRNVLKAYGAEVVVCPTAVDPEHPDSYYSVSDRLASQPGAWKPDQYSNPHNPRSHYETTGPEIWKQTEGRITHFVTGMGTGGTISGVGRYLKEQNPDIQVVGADPEGSVYSGGSGRPYLVEGVGEDFWPDTYDRGVADRVIEVSDADSFAFTRRLAREEALLVGGSSGMAAFAAAKLAHELAEQGREDAVIVVLLPDSGRGYLTKIFNDEWLGQYGFPTAQEAAVQSVGEVLRGKDGRLPDLVHTHPGETIAEAVQILQEYGVSQMPVVRAEPPLVAAEVAGSVSERDLLDALYAGHARLTDRVDEHMSDPLPTIGSTEPAEAAVRLLEKADAVLVHEDGKPIGVVTRHDLLTFLARG; via the coding sequence ATGCAGTACGTCGACTCGCTCCTGGACCTGATTGGCAACACTCCGCTGCTGCGCCTGCGCCGGACGCTGGACGGTCTCGCCGACCGTCCGGGGCCGATGGTGCTGGCCAAGGTGGAGTACCTCAACCCGGGCGGGTCGGTGAAGGACCGCATCGCCACCCGGATGATCGAGGCGGCGGAGGCCTCCGGGGCGCTGCAGCCCGGCGGCACCATCGTCGAGCCGACCTCGGGTAACACCGGCGTGGGGCTGGCGATGGCGGCCCAGGAGAAGGGCTACCACTGCATCTTCGTGTGCCCCGACAAGGTCAGCGAGGACAAGCGCAACGTGCTCAAGGCCTACGGCGCCGAGGTCGTCGTGTGCCCGACCGCCGTCGACCCCGAGCACCCGGACTCCTACTACAGCGTCTCGGACCGGCTGGCCTCCCAGCCCGGCGCGTGGAAGCCGGACCAGTACTCCAACCCGCACAACCCGCGCTCGCACTACGAGACCACCGGTCCGGAGATCTGGAAGCAGACCGAGGGGCGCATCACCCACTTCGTGACCGGCATGGGCACCGGCGGCACGATCAGCGGCGTCGGTCGCTACCTCAAGGAGCAGAACCCCGACATCCAGGTCGTCGGCGCGGACCCGGAGGGGTCGGTCTACTCCGGCGGCTCCGGGCGCCCCTACCTCGTCGAGGGCGTGGGTGAGGACTTCTGGCCCGACACCTACGACCGCGGGGTCGCCGACCGGGTCATCGAGGTCTCCGACGCCGACTCCTTCGCCTTCACCCGCCGCTTGGCCCGCGAGGAGGCGCTGCTGGTCGGCGGCTCCTCCGGCATGGCCGCCTTCGCCGCCGCCAAGCTGGCTCACGAGCTCGCCGAGCAGGGCCGCGAGGACGCCGTGATCGTGGTGCTGCTGCCGGACTCCGGGCGCGGCTACCTCACCAAGATCTTCAACGACGAGTGGCTCGGCCAGTACGGCTTCCCGACCGCCCAGGAGGCCGCCGTCCAGTCGGTTGGCGAGGTGCTGCGCGGCAAGGACGGGCGTCTGCCCGACCTCGTGCACACCCACCCCGGCGAGACCATCGCCGAGGCCGTCCAGATCCTCCAGGAGTACGGCGTCTCGCAGATGCCCGTCGTGCGCGCGGAGCCGCCGCTCGTCGCCGCCGAGGTCGCCGGCTCGGTCTCCGAGCGCGACCTGCTCGACGCGCTGTACGCCGGCCACGCCCGGCTCACCGACCGCGTCGACGAGCACATGTCCGACCCGCTGCCGACGATCGGCTCCACGGAGCCCGCGGAGGCCGCCGTACGACTGCTGGAGAAGGCGGACGCGGTGCTGGTCCACGAGGACGGCAAGCCGATCGGCGTGGTCACCCGCCACGACCTGCTCACCTTCCTCGCCCGCGGCTGA
- a CDS encoding SGNH/GDSL hydrolase family protein, which produces MGKAAAARKLASAAAYGGGGLTMLGGTLYGVLTAEAKLARKAIGPLLEDPPPDPTGWYGRGRPAPAVKLVVLGDSSAAGYGVARVEETPGALLASGVAEHADRRVYLRDLAVVGAKSSDLAEQVDKALPIQPDVAVILIGGNDVTHTVMPSASVRHLQEAVRRLRAADVEVVVGTCPDLGTIKPIAPPLKQVARAWSRRLAAGQTIAAIEEGGRTVSIGSILGPEFAAAPALLFGPDRFHPSAQGYRAAAGILLPSILAAVGVIPDDEERIESMRGEAILPISKAAVQAVNNPGTELDGTEVGGHRLGVRGLWVEMRHRRRRAQTSSEGPEQIEPEDRRPSGEPTPAGS; this is translated from the coding sequence GTGGGAAAGGCAGCAGCGGCACGCAAGCTGGCTTCCGCTGCGGCCTACGGCGGCGGCGGGCTGACCATGCTCGGAGGCACCCTGTACGGCGTCCTGACCGCCGAGGCCAAGCTGGCCCGCAAGGCGATCGGCCCGCTCCTCGAGGACCCGCCCCCGGACCCCACCGGCTGGTACGGCCGCGGCCGTCCCGCCCCCGCGGTCAAGCTCGTCGTCCTCGGTGACTCCAGCGCCGCCGGGTACGGCGTGGCGCGGGTCGAGGAGACCCCCGGGGCGCTGCTGGCCAGCGGCGTGGCCGAGCACGCGGATCGACGCGTCTACCTGCGCGACCTCGCGGTCGTCGGCGCCAAGTCCTCCGACCTCGCCGAGCAGGTCGACAAGGCGCTGCCGATCCAGCCCGACGTCGCGGTGATCCTCATCGGCGGCAACGACGTCACCCACACCGTGATGCCGTCGGCCTCGGTGCGCCACCTCCAGGAGGCGGTACGCCGCCTGCGGGCCGCCGACGTCGAGGTCGTCGTCGGCACCTGTCCCGACCTCGGCACCATCAAGCCGATCGCTCCCCCGCTCAAGCAGGTCGCCCGCGCCTGGTCGCGCCGGCTGGCCGCCGGCCAGACGATCGCGGCGATCGAGGAGGGCGGGCGCACCGTCTCCATCGGCTCGATCCTGGGCCCGGAGTTCGCTGCCGCGCCGGCCCTGCTCTTCGGCCCGGACCGCTTCCACCCCTCCGCCCAGGGCTACCGTGCCGCGGCCGGGATCCTGCTGCCCTCGATCCTCGCCGCGGTCGGCGTGATCCCGGACGATGAGGAGCGCATCGAGTCGATGCGCGGCGAGGCGATCCTGCCGATCAGCAAGGCAGCGGTCCAGGCGGTCAACAACCCCGGTACCGAGCTCGACGGCACCGAGGTCGGCGGCCACCGCCTCGGCGTGCGCGGGCTGTGGGTGGAGATGCGCCACCGCCGCCGTCGCGCCCAGACCAGCAGCGAGGGCCCCGAGCAGATCGAGCCCGAGGACCGTCGCCCGTCCGGCGAGCCCACCCCCGCCGGCTCCTAG
- a CDS encoding Bax inhibitor-1/YccA family protein has product MQSNNPVFRRSEEFNRPGANAYGTQTYADPSTWGTGTPGQDQGLGYAPAPTSEGRMTIDTVVQKTGMSLGMVIVFAALTWFLTPNLEDSTVDLGPLIAAVTIGSLGAFALSMVNSFKRVISPALVLAFCALEGVALGGLSKLFDANFGGGIVTQAVLGTFAAFAGTLAAYKVLNIKVGNKFRTFVTAAVFGMIGLSVLELVLGMFGNSFGIHGFGGMGLLFAVAGLVLGVFMLIMDFDFVEQGIANGLPERESWRAAFAMTVSLVWIYTNLLRILAIFSQD; this is encoded by the coding sequence ATGCAGAGCAACAACCCGGTGTTCCGTCGGTCGGAGGAGTTCAACCGCCCCGGCGCGAACGCCTACGGCACCCAGACCTACGCAGACCCCTCGACGTGGGGGACCGGAACCCCGGGTCAGGACCAGGGCCTCGGCTACGCGCCGGCCCCGACGTCCGAGGGCCGGATGACCATCGACACGGTGGTGCAGAAGACCGGCATGTCGCTCGGCATGGTGATCGTCTTCGCCGCGCTGACCTGGTTCCTCACCCCGAACCTCGAGGACTCGACCGTCGACCTCGGCCCGCTCATCGCGGCCGTCACGATCGGCAGCCTCGGCGCCTTCGCGCTCTCGATGGTCAACTCCTTCAAGCGCGTCATCAGCCCCGCGCTGGTGCTGGCGTTCTGCGCCCTCGAGGGTGTCGCCCTCGGTGGCCTCAGCAAGCTCTTCGACGCCAACTTCGGTGGTGGCATCGTCACCCAGGCCGTGCTCGGCACCTTCGCGGCCTTCGCGGGCACGCTCGCGGCGTACAAGGTCCTCAACATCAAGGTCGGCAACAAGTTCCGCACCTTCGTGACCGCCGCCGTCTTCGGCATGATCGGCCTCAGCGTCCTCGAGCTGGTGCTGGGCATGTTCGGCAACAGCTTCGGCATCCACGGCTTCGGCGGCATGGGCCTGCTCTTCGCCGTGGCCGGCCTGGTGCTCGGCGTGTTCATGCTGATCATGGACTTCGACTTCGTCGAGCAGGGCATCGCCAACGGGCTGCCCGAGCGCGAGTCGTGGCGCGCCGCGTTCGCGATGACCGTCAGCCTGGTCTGGATCTACACCAACCTGCTGCGCATCCTGGCGATCTTCAGCCAGGACTGA
- a CDS encoding acyltransferase family protein, translating to MTQPRPEAGARSPFRADVQGLRAIAVLTVIAGHAGLSQLPGGFVGVDVFFVISGFLITQLLLREVTRTGGVSLRGFYARRARRILPAATFVTLVTLGASVWWLSALDALEVVKDAVWATIFAANIRFASVGTDYFARDQLPSPLQHYWSLAVEEQFYLVWPLVLVACVLLARRLTRGAADPSPARTAKVVMVTLAVLTAASFAYGVWRTEVDPTAAYFSTPARAWELGVGALAVPLAPVLAARMPATARGLLSVTGLGFIAAACLRYDETSPFPGTAALLPVVGALLVLVAGAGGHPREPFPIRALGVWPMRVIGDWSYSLYLWHWPLLVLPVGYLGRDLTPLEVGAAVAATFVLSGLTYRLVETPFRRTRVLRVHRGLVLYPLSLGLVVTSAFAAQDYAEWRTGEHGNDPAVTVTDLGEEAEELDPTVALVKASVLAAREGQAVPSDLTPDLLDIREDRAALGRCSYETDALPLCPRGTTGTPEKTVVVLGNSHGRMWVPAFERIAREHDLRTYYLVKVGCPAALVTVGSQAEYAGCTAFREWALEQIAELRPDVVVVATNVAETLLHEGRPVEDPAEREQLVRAGFDELFDRLAPIAGRTVLLRDVPELDESPEVCLSTGRPDLGDCLLSPTPHATRMADLSVASAQERRVPVIDPTPWVCWDGSCPAVIGSTIPYRDTGHLTTQYAAALTEDLARSLAPLLRAG from the coding sequence ATGACCCAGCCACGCCCGGAGGCCGGCGCGCGCTCGCCGTTCCGTGCGGACGTGCAGGGGCTGCGCGCGATCGCCGTGCTCACGGTGATCGCCGGGCACGCGGGTCTCTCCCAGCTGCCCGGGGGCTTCGTCGGCGTCGACGTCTTCTTCGTGATCTCCGGCTTCTTGATCACCCAGCTGCTGCTGCGCGAGGTCACCCGCACCGGCGGCGTCTCGCTGCGCGGCTTCTACGCCCGCCGCGCGCGCCGCATCCTCCCCGCCGCCACCTTCGTCACGCTGGTGACCCTGGGCGCGTCGGTGTGGTGGCTGAGCGCCCTCGACGCGCTGGAGGTGGTCAAGGACGCCGTCTGGGCGACGATCTTCGCCGCCAACATCCGCTTCGCCTCGGTCGGCACCGACTACTTCGCTCGCGACCAGCTGCCCTCACCTCTGCAGCACTACTGGTCGCTCGCGGTCGAGGAGCAGTTCTACCTCGTGTGGCCGCTGGTGCTGGTGGCCTGCGTGCTGCTCGCGCGCCGTCTCACCCGCGGCGCCGCGGACCCCTCGCCGGCCCGCACGGCCAAGGTGGTGATGGTGACGCTGGCCGTCCTCACCGCCGCCTCCTTCGCCTACGGCGTGTGGCGCACCGAGGTCGACCCCACCGCGGCGTACTTCTCCACGCCTGCGCGGGCCTGGGAGCTGGGGGTCGGCGCCCTGGCGGTCCCGCTCGCACCGGTCCTCGCCGCGCGCATGCCGGCGACCGCGCGCGGGCTGCTGAGCGTCACCGGCCTGGGCTTCATCGCCGCGGCCTGCCTGCGCTACGACGAGACCTCGCCGTTCCCCGGCACCGCCGCGCTGCTGCCGGTCGTCGGCGCGCTGCTGGTGCTGGTCGCGGGCGCCGGCGGCCACCCGCGCGAGCCGTTCCCGATCCGCGCGCTCGGCGTGTGGCCGATGCGGGTGATCGGCGACTGGTCCTACTCCCTCTACCTCTGGCACTGGCCGCTGCTGGTGCTGCCCGTCGGCTACCTCGGCCGCGACCTGACGCCGCTGGAGGTGGGCGCGGCGGTCGCGGCGACGTTCGTGCTCTCCGGCCTCACCTACCGCCTCGTCGAGACGCCGTTCCGCCGCACCCGCGTGCTGCGGGTGCACCGCGGCCTCGTGCTCTACCCCCTCTCCCTGGGACTGGTCGTCACCAGCGCCTTCGCCGCCCAGGACTACGCCGAGTGGCGCACCGGCGAGCACGGCAACGACCCGGCGGTGACGGTCACCGACCTGGGCGAGGAGGCCGAGGAGCTGGACCCGACGGTCGCGCTGGTGAAGGCCTCGGTGCTGGCCGCCCGGGAGGGCCAGGCGGTGCCGAGCGACCTGACCCCCGACCTGCTCGACATCCGCGAGGACCGCGCCGCCCTCGGACGGTGCAGCTATGAGACCGACGCGCTCCCGCTCTGCCCGCGCGGCACCACCGGCACCCCGGAGAAGACCGTCGTCGTGCTCGGCAACTCCCACGGCCGCATGTGGGTGCCGGCGTTCGAGCGGATCGCCCGCGAGCACGACCTGCGCACCTACTACCTGGTCAAGGTCGGCTGCCCGGCCGCGCTGGTGACCGTCGGCTCCCAGGCGGAGTACGCCGGGTGCACGGCCTTCCGCGAGTGGGCGCTGGAGCAGATCGCCGAGCTGCGCCCCGACGTGGTCGTGGTCGCCACCAACGTCGCGGAGACCCTGCTCCACGAGGGCCGCCCGGTCGAGGACCCTGCCGAGCGCGAACAGCTGGTGCGCGCGGGCTTCGATGAGCTCTTCGACCGGCTGGCGCCGATCGCGGGTCGCACCGTGCTGCTGCGCGACGTCCCCGAGCTCGACGAGTCGCCCGAGGTCTGCCTCAGCACCGGACGGCCCGACCTCGGGGACTGCCTGCTCAGCCCCACCCCGCACGCCACCCGGATGGCCGACCTGTCCGTCGCCTCGGCCCAGGAGCGCCGGGTCCCGGTCATCGACCCCACCCCGTGGGTGTGCTGGGACGGCTCGTGCCCCGCGGTGATCGGCTCGACGATCCCCTACCGCGACACCGGCCACCTCACCACCCAGTACGCCGCGGCCCTCACCGAGGACCTCGCGCGGTCCCTGGCCCCGCTGCTCCGCGCGGGCTGA
- a CDS encoding class I SAM-dependent methyltransferase, with translation MSEEAPDRWSAEFWDERYAASQRIWSGQPNARLVEHAADLAPGTALDVGCGEGADAVWLARRGWQVTGVDVSGVALERAAQHAAEEGVAERCTWRRVDLLAGGDEVPAADLVTVHFLHLPEQHFVRVYAALAAAVRPGGTLLVGAHHPADAAAGLRNPELARLLFGPEQVTALLDPADWDVRVADAPTRRVRDAEGREAVATDTVVVAVRRGEPSPG, from the coding sequence ATGAGCGAGGAAGCACCGGACCGCTGGAGCGCTGAGTTCTGGGACGAGCGGTACGCCGCCTCCCAGCGGATCTGGTCCGGGCAGCCCAACGCCCGCCTGGTCGAGCACGCCGCCGACCTGGCGCCGGGCACGGCGCTCGACGTGGGGTGCGGCGAGGGCGCCGACGCGGTCTGGCTGGCCCGGCGGGGCTGGCAGGTCACCGGCGTCGACGTGTCCGGGGTGGCCCTGGAGCGGGCCGCGCAGCACGCCGCGGAGGAGGGGGTCGCCGAGCGGTGCACCTGGCGTCGGGTGGACCTGCTCGCCGGCGGCGACGAGGTGCCCGCCGCCGACCTGGTCACCGTGCACTTCCTGCACCTGCCCGAGCAGCACTTCGTGCGGGTGTACGCCGCGCTCGCGGCAGCGGTCCGCCCCGGCGGCACGCTGCTCGTCGGCGCGCACCACCCCGCGGACGCCGCCGCCGGGCTGCGCAACCCCGAGCTCGCCCGGCTGCTGTTCGGCCCCGAGCAGGTGACGGCGCTGCTGGACCCGGCGGACTGGGACGTGCGGGTCGCGGACGCACCCACCCGACGGGTGCGCGACGCCGAGGGCCGCGAGGCGGTCGCCACCGACACGGTCGTGGTGGCGGTGCGGCGAGGCGAGCCGTCCCCGGGCTGA
- a CDS encoding helix-turn-helix domain-containing protein, which translates to MGKLYDLIQAHIDAQPYTVSERQVARKLGVTQTTLGNWRAPKRLIAKEHLVAISRLTGVRYSGVLDALLDDIGYLTEGDTAGPTARGERST; encoded by the coding sequence GTGGGCAAGCTCTACGACCTGATTCAGGCGCACATCGATGCGCAGCCCTACACCGTGAGCGAACGCCAGGTGGCGCGCAAGCTCGGCGTCACTCAGACAACGCTCGGTAACTGGCGCGCGCCGAAGAGGCTCATCGCCAAGGAGCACTTGGTCGCCATCTCGCGCCTCACCGGCGTCCGGTACTCCGGCGTGCTCGACGCGCTCCTCGACGACATCGGCTACCTGACCGAAGGTGACACGGCCGGGCCTACGGCGAGAGGAGAGCGGAGCACATGA
- the def gene encoding peptide deformylase, whose protein sequence is MSVTPTPAAPSERLAAWTEDELGVEGRVLEVVRVPDPVLSTPGADVDPTAPETVQLAADLVATMRVSPGCVGLAAQQVGVAARVFCVDVSAHPKTREHHGTFVLCNAEVVESSRNEKAREGCMSVPDFTGDVKRASRLVVRGQLPGTGEEVTFSANAFEARCLQHELDHCAGFVFLDRVAGAHAIHPRKTYL, encoded by the coding sequence GTGAGCGTCACCCCCACCCCGGCCGCGCCGAGCGAGCGGCTGGCGGCCTGGACCGAGGACGAGCTGGGTGTCGAGGGACGGGTCCTGGAGGTCGTGCGCGTGCCCGACCCGGTGCTCTCCACCCCCGGCGCCGACGTCGACCCGACCGCGCCCGAGACGGTGCAGCTCGCCGCCGACCTGGTCGCGACGATGCGGGTCAGCCCCGGCTGTGTCGGGCTCGCCGCCCAGCAGGTCGGGGTCGCGGCCCGGGTCTTCTGCGTCGACGTCTCCGCCCACCCCAAGACCCGCGAGCACCACGGCACCTTCGTGCTGTGCAACGCCGAGGTCGTGGAGTCCAGCCGCAACGAGAAGGCCCGTGAGGGCTGCATGAGCGTCCCGGACTTCACCGGTGACGTGAAGCGCGCCTCGCGCCTGGTCGTCCGCGGCCAGCTGCCCGGCACCGGCGAGGAGGTCACCTTCTCGGCCAACGCCTTCGAGGCACGCTGCCTGCAGCACGAGCTCGACCACTGCGCGGGCTTCGTCTTCCTCGACCGGGTCGCCGGCGCGCACGCCATCCACCCCCGCAAGACCTACCTGTAG
- a CDS encoding glycine cleavage system protein R — MSTPTLYAVTVLGHDRPGIIAETTGQLAGLGLNLEDSTMTLLRGHFAMMLVCSGDVEAAAIESALAPLTADGTLTVTVREVPEESVSAAAGTSWVLTVHGGDRPGIVSGVVSEVAALGGNITDLSTRLSGSLYLLVAEFDVPAGTDLDALETSIRTAATALGVGATLRPAEADEL, encoded by the coding sequence GTGAGCACACCCACCCTGTACGCCGTCACCGTCCTGGGCCACGACCGCCCCGGCATCATCGCGGAGACCACCGGCCAGCTGGCCGGGCTGGGCCTCAACCTCGAGGACTCCACGATGACCCTGCTGCGCGGGCACTTCGCGATGATGCTGGTCTGCTCCGGCGACGTCGAGGCCGCCGCGATCGAGTCCGCGCTCGCGCCGCTCACCGCCGACGGCACCCTGACCGTGACCGTCCGCGAGGTCCCCGAGGAGAGCGTGTCCGCGGCCGCCGGCACCTCCTGGGTCCTGACCGTGCACGGCGGCGACCGCCCCGGCATCGTCTCCGGCGTCGTGTCCGAGGTGGCCGCGCTCGGTGGCAACATCACCGATCTCAGCACCCGGCTCTCGGGCAGCCTCTACCTCCTGGTCGCGGAGTTCGACGTGCCGGCCGGCACCGACCTCGACGCCCTCGAGACCTCGATCCGCACGGCGGCCACCGCCCTCGGAGTCGGCGCCACCCTGCGTCCCGCGGAGGCCGACGAGCTGTGA